In Spirosoma pollinicola, the genomic window ACAGTGCTATTTTCATATAACAGGTTGCGCTGATAACGATGGACAGCCTTGCTCATACAGCGATTGATACCGGTGGGCAGCTAGTTCGACTGTATAGCATTGCGCGTTTCTTAACCCTTCTTCAATGAGGTGTTGTCGGTATATATCATCGTGAATGAGTCGCGAAATACCGGCCCGAATGGCGGGGATATTCGTCGGATTGACCAACAGGGCAGCTTCAGCGGCAACTTCCCGCATGGGTGAAACATCGGACGTAATAATGGCCCGACCAATGGCATTGGCTTCGAGAATAGGCATACCAAAGCCTTCATACGTCGAAACAAACGTGACGATGTCGCAGGCGGTATACAGTTGAACGATAGCCTCCCGGCTGAGATCGACGTACTGCCGAAAGTCAATTTGCCGTTGGTGCAACTCCGCCCGGATTTCCTTGGTTAGCGGGCCAACGATCACGAGTGTGCAGGAAATACCTTCGATGGCCGCGATCAGGCTGGGCAGGTTTTTATGCGGAGCCGTCCCGATTTGCAAGAGAATAGGTTTAGCATGATAAAATACTCCGGGACTCGCCATTAACGTTGGGTCGCAGGCGTTAGGCACCACCTTTACTTTGTGTGCGATAGGACCCACATAACGCAACAGTTCCTGTCGCGTTTTTCCTGAAACAGCCGTTACAACGCCCGCCCGGCGAATGGGCAGGTAATACCAGAACAGCCAGAAGATCGCGTATCGTAGTGGACGATGCCGGTTGTTTTTCAACAAACTACAGTCATGAATAGTAAGTACCGTGCGGGATGCCGGTAGGGCCAGCGCCAGATAATGTACATCGCCCGTGATATGAAAAACGCTGGCGGTCAGTTGCTTTACGAAACGCAGATTTTGCCAGACTGTTCGCACTCCCCGGCTTATGTGCGGCAGCCGAACGGCTTTTGTTTGTATTCCAGCCTCTTCTATTTCGCAGCGAATCGTATCGAACAGATGCTCGATACTGTGTCCGGTTCCGGAGCTGCGAAATAGGTAGAGAATGGTCATAGACTATAGTTCGGTGCTTTCAGCCGTTTTGTACTGAAGCGGAGTATGCACCGTTTTTCTGAAAAACAAACGCGTCAGGATATAGTATAAGAACAGGTTTCGAATAGTGGCCAGATAGGTTATCATGTCCATTTCGACCATCGACAAAGCCAGGTGTATGGACATACAGCAGACAACCAGCGAAAACAACGGACTTCCGTACTGGTTCGTCACGAAGTAAATCCCATAAAACAGTATAGAAATGAAACCTGTATAGAGAAAACACCCAAGCCAGCCGAAGTCAATAAATGACTCTAAATAAAGTGTTTCGCTAATATCTGTCAGGCGTAGGGCATACGTACTTTCATACAGGGCTTCCTTCGCCAGGACGGATTTTTTATCAACCAGAAAATCACTCGGCGTAGCCAGCAGTATACTGTTCCGTAACGCTTTACCTGCCAATGGTTTATGCGCTGTTGTTCTGAATAAATTAATAAACTGACCAATAGCAAGCGAACTATAAACGCTTCTGAACGCCATGTTGGTCGTTCGTATTTTATCATATTGGTCGTCGTCAATGGCTTGTAAGCCCCGAAAACCATCGACCACGCTCATCCGTTGAAGATTCGCAAACCCATACACGGTACGTAGTTTATGATATGTGTCGGCAATGGTCAGAATTAGCAGGATGCTCAGTAGTATGGGCACGATATGGCCGACAATGTATTTACCTGTCAATACACGTTCGTAGGTGAACCCGGCAAGCAGTAGGGCAAAAAAGTAGAGTACGCTACGACGACCGAATAGAAAAAACCAACTCAGCTCGCCCAGAAGCAGCCCAACAATCAACAAACCAACCAGCCATTGGCGCGTTTGAACACAGTAACGGGCATAATAAGCAAGTACGAAGGGTACTACCGGCGCCAGGGGTGTAATCAGTGCCAGTAACGGATGCGTTGGTTCGCCTTCAGTTGCCAGATCATTCCCACCATAAACAATCACGTTGATGTTGAGCAGGTAAAGCTGGCAACCAAAAACGCCCACGACCAGTATCAATGTTGCACGCCTATGGGTTTGCAGGCAAGACTGCACATCCTGATAAATGGACAGCATCATGCCGGACGTATGCAGGCGGTTACCCAGCAGCCAGAGGGCTATGGCAAATGCATTCGCATACCCCTGAGCGAGTGAAAGGTCTGTTGCTGTGGTATATGTGTAGGCCAGGGTAATTTCCCACATATCCGTTGATATGAATGAGATAGCCACAAAACCAATCAGCATTCCTAACGCACTGGCCACGCTGATAATGACGGCTGCCATCAGCAGAAAATTGACACGTCTGTGGGGTATTATCAGCAAATTACCCAGTCCGTAAAGCCCGCCAATAAGTGACAGAACACAGGTACAAATCAGCCAAAATTCAGAGCCGCCGAATAATGACATTCCCGAACTTAGCACGGCTAAACTGCTGTAGATTATAAACTTTCTGTCATGGAGATTCACTGTGCTTCGTGGATTACGACCGTGGAGGCTACCATTATCTGTCCTTCATCAGCGATAGAGAAGACATCCCCACCGTTTGAATTAACTGCCTGACACGTAAATCGAGGCTATGATATTGCTGAAAATGAGCATATTGACGACTTGTCAGTGCATACCGCTCTCTGGGGTGAGCCAGATAATGCCGAATTTTATCAATGGCCTCATCTATTGATTTATAGGTTACCAGATCAGCCGGAACACCTGTGTATTCATCAATCGTCGGTTTATAATCGGACAGTTGAAAGCCGCCAATAGCGTTAATCTCAAAGTATTTCTGATTGACCGATGTAACTTCGGCGTAGTGGAAATTATTGAAAACGATTTTAGCTCCGTACAACAGTCGATTCTTTTCTGCACCAACCAGATACTTCTGCCGGAAAGCCGTCCGCACCATCGGACGCAGGTAAGGGCCTTCGACCCCATACACCGCCACTTTTATTCCAGCCCGCATCAGAAGTTCAATCATCCGGGCGCGATATGCATATAAATTACCAAAGACCAGCACATCAATATTTGTGAGCCATTCTGCAACGCTTTTCTCGACCGTTGGTTTCTGGTGAATGCGCGGGTTGAAGCCTTCGGGCAGATAATGTGCGTTAGCCCCAACTTTATTGCGCAGAAAGTCAACGATATACGGCTCTTTGGAAAAATAATAATCGAATTCGGCGGCAATGATCTGCTGCTTTTCAAGGTTCGACAGCGCATCTGGATTCATTTGTACAATGGGCACCCCAGCTACGTGTTCCTTGAGCTGTTTCACAATCAGAGGGTGCAGATTTCGGTATACGACAAGTACCAGATCAGTTTGAACTGAAGCTACTTTATGCGCCAAACGAACACTAACCACCCGATCATACGATTCAAGAAAACGCGACGCCCAATAATTCAGCCTGGCCGAAACAGGCAACACATCCGTAATATCGACGATTGAAACAGTATGTCCCAGTGCCCTGAACGAATCGCTCAGGTTGTACTCATAAGAATCAAATGCCCTGTGGCCCACAATAACTACCTTCATCGTCTTACCTACGTTTACAATCGCCAATATTCGATTCCGGCACTTTTTTGTACAGTATACATGCCTTTCAAATCCAGCAGAATCGGAGACTCGCTCATCAACGACCTGAAATAAGCAGCATCAAATGCCCGATAGCTGTCATGACTAACCGCCACTATAACTGCATCATATTGACCAACAGGCTTTTCCATTAAGCTCATATTATATTCGTGAGCTACTTCATTCGGCGATGCAAGCGGGTCAACGATGTGTACGTTAACGGCATATTTCATCAACTCCCGTACCAGATCGGCCACTTTGGAATTGCGGATGTCGGCAATATTTTCCTTGAAAGCCAGTCCCATCACCAGCACTTTTGTTTGTGCCGGATTCTTACCCACCTGCAACAGCAGCTGTACCAGTTTCGTGGCCACAAAAGCGGGCATACCGTCGTTGACACGCCGACCGGAATTGATCACCTGTGGTTCATAGCCAAGTTGCCGGGCTTTGTAAAGCAGATAATACGGGTCTATTCCAATGCAGTGCCCGCCCACCAGGCCCGGTGTAAATGGCAGGAAATTCCATTTTGTCGATGCAGCGTTAAGGACTTCCTGAGTATCGATACCCATCTTATCGAAAATGATGGCCAGCTCGTTCATGAGCGATATATTCAAATCGCGTTGAACGTTTTCGATGACTTTAGCGGCTTCGGCAACCTTGATACTAGGTGCCGTGTACACTCCCGCCTGAATAATGCTGCTGTATACGGCAGCAATAGTTTGTGTAGCATCACCGTCGCTTCCCGAAACAACTTTACGAATATCGGTCAACGTACGAACCTTATCGCCGGGGTTGATTCGCTCCGGCGAGTAGCCCAGTTTAAACTCACGGCCCAG contains:
- a CDS encoding nucleotide sugar dehydrogenase, producing the protein MLNALQQKEKQIAVIGLGYVGLPLALALARQFRVVGFDNNAGRVAMLQQNEDPSRQLQADAFTGTDIFFTANPDDLKHAHFFIVAVPTPVDDYKVPNLKPLQRASETIGRVLKPGDYVVYESTVYPGCTEEDCLPILEHESGLTLGREFKLGYSPERINPGDKVRTLTDIRKVVSGSDGDATQTIAAVYSSIIQAGVYTAPSIKVAEAAKVIENVQRDLNISLMNELAIIFDKMGIDTQEVLNAASTKWNFLPFTPGLVGGHCIGIDPYYLLYKARQLGYEPQVINSGRRVNDGMPAFVATKLVQLLLQVGKNPAQTKVLVMGLAFKENIADIRNSKVADLVRELMKYAVNVHIVDPLASPNEVAHEYNMSLMEKPVGQYDAVIVAVSHDSYRAFDAAYFRSLMSESPILLDLKGMYTVQKSAGIEYWRL
- a CDS encoding CgeB family protein; this translates as MKVVIVGHRAFDSYEYNLSDSFRALGHTVSIVDITDVLPVSARLNYWASRFLESYDRVVSVRLAHKVASVQTDLVLVVYRNLHPLIVKQLKEHVAGVPIVQMNPDALSNLEKQQIIAAEFDYYFSKEPYIVDFLRNKVGANAHYLPEGFNPRIHQKPTVEKSVAEWLTNIDVLVFGNLYAYRARMIELLMRAGIKVAVYGVEGPYLRPMVRTAFRQKYLVGAEKNRLLYGAKIVFNNFHYAEVTSVNQKYFEINAIGGFQLSDYKPTIDEYTGVPADLVTYKSIDEAIDKIRHYLAHPRERYALTSRQYAHFQQYHSLDLRVRQLIQTVGMSSLSLMKDR
- a CDS encoding glycosyltransferase family 4 protein; the protein is MTILYLFRSSGTGHSIEHLFDTIRCEIEEAGIQTKAVRLPHISRGVRTVWQNLRFVKQLTASVFHITGDVHYLALALPASRTVLTIHDCSLLKNNRHRPLRYAIFWLFWYYLPIRRAGVVTAVSGKTRQELLRYVGPIAHKVKVVPNACDPTLMASPGVFYHAKPILLQIGTAPHKNLPSLIAAIEGISCTLVIVGPLTKEIRAELHQRQIDFRQYVDLSREAIVQLYTACDIVTFVSTYEGFGMPILEANAIGRAIITSDVSPMREVAAEAALLVNPTNIPAIRAGISRLIHDDIYRQHLIEEGLRNAQCYTVELAAHRYQSLYEQGCPSLSAQPVI